The Corallococcus soli sequence CCTGGGCCAGCTCCAACGCAAGGCGTTCGAAGGGGTGCCTGGGGCGTTGCGGCACCTGCTCTCCGAGTTCTCCAGCATGTCGTTCATCGACTTCCTGGAGACCCTCACCGGCGTGCAGGGGCTGATCGCGGATCCGCACTTCCGGGGCGCGGGGCTGCACCTCACGCTGCGTGGGGGGCACCTGGCGCTGCACGCGGACTTCAATCGCGACCGCTTCCGGGCGCTCTCGCGGCGGCTCACCGTCCTCTACTACCTGAACCCGGACTGGGAGCCCGCCTGGGGCGGCGACCTCGAGCTGTGGACCTCCGACCTTGCCCGGTGCGAGACCCGGATCGCGCCCATCCTGGATCGGCTGGTCGTGATGGCGCACGGGGACGACCACTGGCACGGCCACCCGGCCGCGCTGGAGTGCCCGGAGGGGAGGGGACGC is a genomic window containing:
- a CDS encoding 2OG-Fe(II) oxygenase yields the protein MSVATLEEGPVLGPSFFLDRTALRALALARRDAYGAARPHPHVVIDGFLGERLASGLAAVFPGASEASWKRRDHQEQAARLGQLQRKAFEGVPGALRHLLSEFSSMSFIDFLETLTGVQGLIADPHFRGAGLHLTLRGGHLALHADFNRDRFRALSRRLTVLYYLNPDWEPAWGGDLELWTSDLARCETRIAPILDRLVVMAHGDDHWHGHPAALECPEGRGRAAVAAYFYTAQASPDAPEAHSAIWAPPRS